A region from the Lolium perenne isolate Kyuss_39 chromosome 4, Kyuss_2.0, whole genome shotgun sequence genome encodes:
- the LOC127294281 gene encoding uncharacterized protein codes for MLRCGGDRVVIVGGGIAGALLAKTLQAHADVVLIDPKEYFEIPWANMRAKVDPAAVERTVIPHSDYLTHAKVVTASAVGVDDSVVLTSVGRTVGYDFLVIATGRNCTRPQRRSDRLEMFQRDKERIAAAGSVLIIGGGPIGVELAAEIAMDSPDKRVTLVHGGPRLLKVMGTRASAKALEWLRSKNVTVLLDQTVDVEDLAGSGSGEDENGRVFTTSAGETVTADCHFVCTGRPVASGWLRGSFLADHVDADGRLAVDEHLRVGRLKNVFAIGDITDVPEAKQGYLAQRQAMVVSRNLRLLLKGAGLEHKLHRYKASKAAITVTLGRRDALSELPFMTLIGHIPGAVKPRDLYVSRTRRMMGLSWNG; via the exons ATGTTGCGGTGCGGCGGCGACCGCGTCGTCATCGTCGGCGGCGGCATCGCCGGCGCCCTCCTCGCCAAGACGCTTCAGGCTCACGCCGACGTCGTCCTCATTGACCc GAAGGAGTACTTCGAGATCCCGTGGGCGAACATGCGTGCCAAGGTGGACCCGGCGGCGGTGGAGCGCACCGTGATCCCGCACTCAGACTACCTCACCCACGCCAAGGTCGTGACGGCCTCGGCCGTCGGCGTCGACGACTCCGTCGTGCTCACCTCCGTCGGCCGCACCGTCGGCTACGACTTCCTCGTCATCGCCACGGGCCGCAACTGCACGCGCCCCCAGAGGCGCTCCGACCGGCTCGAGATGTTCCAGCGAGACAAGGAACGGATCGCCGCCGCGGGCTCCGTCCTCATCATCGGCGGCGGCCCCATTGGCGTCGAGCTCGCGGCGGAGATCGCCATGGATAGCCCCGACAAACGCGTCACTCTCGTGCACGGCGGGCCGCGGCTGCTCAAGGTCATGGGCACCCGCGCGTCGGCCAAGGCGCTCGAGTGGCTCCGCTCCAAGAACGTCACCGTGCTGCTGGACCAGACCGTAGACGTCGAAGATCTTGCAGGCTCCGGCTCTGGGGAAGACGAGAACGGCCGGGTCTTCACAACGTCTGCCGGAGAGACAGTGACCGCCGACTGCCATTTCGTGTGCACAGGACGGCCCGTGGCCTCCGGGTGGCTGCGGGGCTCGTTCCTCGCTGACCACGTTGACGCCGACGGACGGCTGGCGGTGGACGAGCACCTGCGCGTGGGCAGGCTCAAGAACGTGTTCGCCATCGGCGACATCACTGACGTGCCAGAGGCGAAGCAGGGGTACCTGGCGCAGCGGCAAGCCATGGTGGTGTCCCGGAACCTGCGGCTGTTGCTCAAGGGCGCCGGACTGGAGCACAAGCTGCACCGGTACAAGGCCTCCAAGGCCGCCATCACTGTCACGCTCGGCCGCCGCGACGCGTTGTCGGAGCTGCCGTTCATGACGCTCATTGGCCACATCCCCGGCGCCGTCAAGCCGCGGGACCTCTACGTGTCGCGGACGCGAAGGATGATGGGGCTCAGTTGGAACGGCTGA
- the LOC127294279 gene encoding pentatricopeptide repeat-containing protein At5g15340, mitochondrial-like yields MRRHYAALLRRAASLPSLPLVASIHAAALRRGVVLVPSLIHAYSACGDPISAHSVFDELPWQEQTLSARTALASAMSAHGRCQDVLLLFQGREGEMDDKAVTVVLSACARAGMVGEGREVFARVRRPALQHYTCMVEMLGRAGEVEEAEGLVARMEVRPDRVIFAVLLTACRVHGRVDVAERVARLMRHYGIA; encoded by the coding sequence ATGCGGCGGCACTACGCGGCGCtcctccgccgcgccgcctcgcTGCCGTCTCTCCCTCTCGTGGCCTCCATCCACGCCGCCGCGCTTCGCCGGGGCGTTGTCCTCGTCCCCTCGCTCATCCACGCATATTCAGCCTGCGGCGACCCCATCTCTGCGCACAGCGTGTTCGACGAATTGCCCTGGCAGGAGCAGACGCTCTCGGCGCGCACCGCGCTGGCCAGCGCGATGTCGGCGCACGGACGGTGCCAGGATGTACTCTTACTGTTCCAAGGAAGGGAGGGGGAGATGGACGATAAGGCGGTGACGGTGGTCCTCTCCGCGTGTGCGAGGGCAGGAATGGTGGGCGAGGGGAGGGAGGTATTCGCGAGGGTGAGGAGGCCGGCGCTTCAGCACTACACGTGCATGGTAGAGATGCTGGGACGGGCCGGGGAGGTCGAGGAGGCTGAGGGGCTGGTGGCGCGGATGGAGGTACGTCCGGACAGGGTCATCTTTGCGGTGCTTCTCACAGCGTGCCGGGTGCATGGCCGCGTCGATGTGGCTGAGAGAGTGGCCAGGTTGATGCGACATTATGGTATTGCATGA